Proteins encoded together in one Oceanobacillus iheyensis HTE831 window:
- a CDS encoding right-handed parallel beta-helix repeat-containing protein — MSEIYEKIKGTAEEIRNYFIATSHPSIIGDGINDDTLGIQELLNYAKTSEGIRIVFPPGHYRLTAPLRIYSNTFIDAQKGVYFSKEHNGAILLNLLSTDEMEEYGGNSNITIKGGEWNANYPNYTGGTSFVLAHAKGILIEDVSLLNHGGGHAIEFNAICNGMVWNSRFLGFDDLNGSRTYSEAIQLDLAKSRGVFPWGGSSYDHTPCKNIIIENNLFDRSNQLGGWGRAVGSHSATYGKWHENVIIKNNIVNNCLQWAFRAYSWRDVFIEGNKIYNCGGGIGLDLNNADDEDSHDEDGNYTGKSNHCERFSVKGNLIDGGGGYASAISADGNATARIRAVTIQSNSVNNYNNRAVYLRLLDEVLINNNIFNNISGNGLTLSETWMVTVSGNLFRSIRLNGITCFTGNRAIIISSNNFNYVREHGVWVSGSDSVSISCNNFIGIGYLEKGSTFQGIRITSGSDRITVTGNTFRQWSDTYAMNFAIYVTSTVTESILSVNNMAGIRMQIPAGIFEYGNLN; from the coding sequence TTGAGTGAAATATATGAAAAGATTAAAGGTACAGCGGAAGAAATAAGAAATTATTTTATTGCTACTAGCCACCCTAGCATCATTGGAGATGGTATTAATGATGATACATTGGGAATTCAAGAACTATTAAATTATGCTAAAACATCTGAAGGGATTAGAATTGTTTTTCCTCCTGGCCACTACAGACTTACTGCACCTTTGAGGATATATAGTAATACTTTTATCGATGCGCAAAAAGGTGTGTATTTTAGTAAAGAGCACAACGGAGCTATATTGCTGAACTTGTTATCCACTGATGAAATGGAAGAGTACGGTGGAAATAGTAATATTACGATTAAAGGCGGCGAATGGAATGCGAATTATCCTAACTATACTGGAGGAACAAGTTTTGTTCTTGCTCATGCTAAGGGAATTCTTATAGAAGATGTTTCTCTGTTGAACCATGGAGGAGGTCACGCAATTGAATTTAACGCTATTTGTAATGGTATGGTATGGAACAGTAGGTTCTTAGGATTTGATGATCTAAATGGAAGCAGAACATACTCTGAAGCTATACAATTAGATTTGGCAAAGAGTCGAGGGGTTTTTCCTTGGGGAGGATCGAGTTATGATCATACTCCATGTAAGAACATTATAATCGAAAACAACTTATTTGATCGCTCCAATCAATTGGGAGGATGGGGGAGAGCGGTAGGTTCGCATTCTGCTACCTATGGTAAATGGCATGAAAATGTAATTATAAAAAATAATATAGTTAATAATTGTCTGCAGTGGGCGTTTAGAGCCTACTCTTGGAGAGATGTATTTATTGAAGGAAATAAAATCTATAACTGTGGTGGAGGTATAGGTTTAGATTTAAATAACGCAGATGACGAAGATAGTCACGATGAAGATGGTAATTATACTGGTAAAAGTAATCATTGTGAAAGATTTTCAGTGAAAGGAAATTTAATTGATGGTGGTGGTGGATATGCGTCAGCAATTAGTGCTGACGGTAATGCCACTGCTAGGATTCGAGCAGTAACTATACAAAGTAATTCAGTGAATAATTACAACAATAGAGCAGTGTATTTACGACTGTTGGATGAGGTATTAATTAATAATAATATTTTTAATAATATTTCTGGCAACGGACTAACGTTGAGTGAAACGTGGATGGTTACAGTTAGTGGAAATTTGTTTAGATCAATAAGATTAAATGGAATTACGTGTTTTACAGGAAATAGAGCAATAATTATTTCGAGTAATAATTTTAATTATGTGCGAGAGCATGGCGTATGGGTAAGTGGCAGTGATTCGGTAAGTATAAGTTGTAATAACTTTATTGGCATAGGATATCTGGAAAAAGGTTCTACATTTCAAGGGATTCGTATAACTTCAGGTTCCGATCGGATTACAGTAACTGGTAATACATTTAGACAATGGAGTGATACCTACGCAATGAATTTTGCCATTTATGTTACATCTACGGTAACGGAATCTATATTGTCTGTTAACAATATGGCGGGTATTCGGATGCAAATTCCTGCCGGTATATTCGAATATGGAAATTTAAATTAA
- a CDS encoding hemolysin XhlA family protein, giving the protein MSKKQQDILEIENDIKKLKDDVNKLQMNDAKQDEKIVNLQSTLASIQDDTKWIRRMITKAIVTAVITGIISGAIALFLAKF; this is encoded by the coding sequence ATGAGTAAAAAGCAACAAGATATATTGGAAATAGAAAACGATATAAAAAAATTAAAAGATGATGTTAATAAATTACAAATGAACGATGCTAAACAAGACGAAAAAATCGTTAATCTACAATCGACTCTAGCTTCTATACAGGATGATACAAAATGGATTCGGCGTATGATCACAAAAGCAATTGTTACCGCAGTTATTACAGGAATAATTAGCGGAGCAATTGCTTTGTTTTTAGCAAAATTTTAG
- a CDS encoding phage holin, protein MDKATVTRTLVLFIALINQILVTFDLNPIPGNETIWYEIITTILVFGAATWSWFKNNYITLRGRKQKDILKEHHLTG, encoded by the coding sequence ATGGATAAAGCAACTGTTACACGAACACTCGTATTGTTTATTGCGTTAATCAATCAAATTTTAGTTACGTTTGATCTTAATCCGATCCCAGGTAATGAAACAATTTGGTATGAAATCATTACAACTATATTAGTGTTTGGAGCTGCTACATGGTCTTGGTTCAAAAACAACTACATTACCTTACGAGGTAGGAAGCAAAAAGATATCCTCAAGGAACACCACTTAACTGGTTAA
- a CDS encoding N-acetylmuramoyl-L-alanine amidase family protein, translating to MVNIYLDPGHGGNDPGAVGNGLQEKNVTLAIALKVRNYLNTNYSGHSIRMSRTTDTAVSLAQRTNDANNWGADYFVSIHINAGGGTGYEDYIHSNLSDSSTIAQYRNVMHEEIMKQVDYRDRGKKKANFHVLRESAMPSILTENGFIDTVADANKLKSDAYLNRIALGHANGIARVFNLPSAGGQDTYTVQPGDTLWSISQAFDMTVQELKDLNGLTDDTIYPGQVLIVSGNGFEQGPVYHIVQAGETLWGIAQEYETTVEAIKSLNGLTSDTIQPGQRLQVK from the coding sequence ATGGTAAATATTTATTTAGATCCAGGACATGGTGGAAATGATCCAGGTGCAGTTGGAAATGGGCTTCAAGAAAAGAATGTTACGTTAGCCATTGCCTTAAAGGTGAGAAATTACCTCAATACCAATTATAGCGGACACTCCATTCGAATGAGTAGAACGACAGATACAGCTGTTTCTTTAGCTCAACGTACAAATGATGCAAATAATTGGGGAGCGGATTATTTTGTATCGATTCATATTAATGCTGGTGGTGGTACAGGATATGAAGATTATATCCATAGTAATCTTTCGGATAGTTCAACAATAGCGCAATATCGAAATGTAATGCATGAAGAAATTATGAAGCAGGTAGATTATAGAGATAGAGGGAAGAAAAAAGCGAATTTCCATGTATTGCGTGAGTCTGCTATGCCATCTATCTTAACAGAGAACGGCTTTATTGATACGGTAGCAGATGCAAATAAATTAAAATCAGATGCTTATTTGAATCGCATTGCATTAGGTCATGCCAATGGAATTGCTCGTGTATTTAATCTCCCGTCTGCTGGTGGACAAGATACCTATACGGTCCAACCTGGAGATACACTATGGAGTATTTCACAAGCATTCGATATGACTGTACAAGAACTAAAAGACCTAAATGGTTTAACCGATGATACAATCTATCCTGGACAAGTTCTTATCGTCAGCGGTAACGGTTTTGAGCAAGGGCCGGTGTATCATATTGTCCAAGCTGGAGAGACTTTATGGGGGATTGCTCAAGAATACGAAACAACTGTAGAAGCAATTAAGTCTTTAAATGGTTTAACCAGTGATACGATCCAACCTGGTCAACGTTTACAAGTGAAGTAA
- a CDS encoding metal ABC transporter solute-binding protein, Zn/Mn family — MKRVLFLLLATFIFLSACQNEDADNENNQDTLTISTTIFALEDFISKIGGEYVDVESIYPPNADAHTYEPSSRELVELADQDAFLYSGVGMEPFAEKAEEILADEDVTVVPLGENVHLRGEHNHGDEESSHEHESDDHEHDHHNENSSSIHIDGVNDHYHSGDTVELEAHTDENTDVDNWKWYSRADSSGEWAEIDGQSSAQYSGTLDESVEVKAVLSDDNNEVVAESEPVQLLIDNHDGESGVGDPHVFIDPVLSIQLAENIKNTLIDLQPEQEEYFTANFEEVKSQLEQVDQDLQQTFDNADLNHLIVSHAAYGYWEERYGLEQISIHGLSPTQEPSQSELVQIINAAEEHGLQYVAFENNVSSKVSEIIQSEIGADSITLRNMETITQEDIDNGEDYFSLMEKNIEALEKALTK; from the coding sequence GTGAAACGTGTTCTATTTTTATTATTAGCGACCTTTATTTTTTTATCAGCATGTCAAAATGAAGATGCTGATAACGAGAATAATCAAGATACATTAACGATATCTACAACTATATTTGCTTTAGAAGATTTTATCTCAAAAATTGGCGGTGAATATGTAGATGTAGAAAGCATCTATCCACCGAACGCAGATGCGCATACATACGAACCAAGCTCTAGAGAATTGGTAGAATTAGCAGATCAAGATGCATTTCTATATTCCGGTGTTGGTATGGAACCCTTTGCTGAGAAAGCAGAGGAAATATTAGCAGATGAAGATGTTACTGTCGTTCCTTTAGGGGAAAATGTGCACTTACGAGGTGAACATAATCATGGAGATGAAGAATCTTCTCACGAACATGAAAGTGATGACCATGAGCATGATCATCATAATGAAAATTCATCTTCCATTCACATCGACGGTGTAAATGATCACTATCACTCAGGTGATACAGTTGAATTAGAAGCACATACGGATGAAAATACCGATGTTGACAACTGGAAATGGTATTCCCGTGCCGATTCTTCTGGAGAGTGGGCAGAAATCGATGGGCAATCATCCGCTCAATATAGTGGTACTCTTGATGAATCCGTGGAAGTAAAAGCCGTCTTATCTGATGACAATAATGAAGTTGTTGCAGAATCAGAGCCGGTTCAGCTTCTAATTGATAATCATGATGGTGAAAGCGGAGTAGGAGATCCCCATGTATTTATTGACCCTGTATTAAGTATTCAACTAGCTGAAAATATTAAAAACACCTTAATTGACTTACAACCCGAACAAGAAGAATATTTCACTGCAAATTTTGAGGAAGTAAAAAGTCAATTAGAGCAAGTTGATCAAGACTTACAACAAACATTTGACAATGCAGATCTTAATCACTTAATTGTTTCACATGCTGCATATGGATATTGGGAAGAACGATATGGTTTGGAACAAATAAGCATACATGGGCTGTCCCCAACACAAGAGCCTTCTCAATCCGAGTTGGTACAGATCATCAATGCCGCTGAAGAACATGGCTTACAATATGTAGCTTTCGAAAATAATGTAAGTAGTAAAGTAAGTGAAATTATTCAATCTGAAATTGGTGCAGATAGTATTACACTTAGAAATATGGAAACAATCACGCAAGAGGACATCGATAACGGTGAGGATTACTTTAGCTTAATGGAGAAAAATATCGAGGCATTAGAGAAAGCATTAACTAAATAA
- a CDS encoding aldehyde dehydrogenase family protein produces the protein MYNNVKHFINGEWVESTGNETIDVINPATEEKMGTISAGTEEDLDKAVQAARKAFPSFSNTTREERVKLLDRIADEYEKRKDDFIKVITQELGSPVTFTEKTQYEMGLRHFRETAKILRDFEFTEQREGSFIQKDAIGVSGLITPWNFPTNQLSTKLASAIAAGSTVILKPASQTPYAAMLVAEVFEAAGVPKGVFNLVNGSGSKIGNAISSHPDIDFVSFTGSGGVGTKIMENAAQDITKVSLELGGKSPIIILDDADVKYAARNAITNIAANTGQVCTAGTRALVPASMHDEFIEAIKELLPEFPVGDPQDKNTFTGPQVSEEQWNTVQDYIQKGIDSGATLVAGGTGKPDGLETGFYSKLTVFTDVNRDDTIAQEEIFGPVLSVITYNDLDEAIEIANDTIYGLAGYVVGENPETLTKAAKGIRAGRITVNDGKADFSAPFGGFGQSGIGREWGDYGIEEFLEPKTILGLPN, from the coding sequence ATGTATAACAATGTAAAACACTTTATAAATGGCGAGTGGGTAGAATCCACTGGTAATGAAACAATTGACGTTATAAATCCAGCAACAGAAGAAAAAATGGGTACGATAAGCGCAGGTACAGAAGAAGATTTAGATAAAGCTGTACAAGCTGCAAGAAAAGCGTTCCCTTCTTTCTCTAATACAACTCGGGAAGAAAGAGTGAAATTATTAGATCGTATTGCAGATGAATATGAAAAACGCAAAGACGATTTTATAAAAGTGATTACGCAAGAACTAGGTTCACCAGTGACGTTTACTGAAAAGACGCAATACGAAATGGGCCTACGTCACTTCCGTGAAACTGCAAAAATACTTCGCGATTTTGAATTCACCGAACAACGCGAAGGATCATTTATTCAAAAAGATGCCATTGGCGTTTCTGGTTTAATTACACCTTGGAACTTCCCAACAAATCAGTTATCGACCAAACTGGCTAGTGCAATTGCCGCTGGTAGTACGGTCATTTTAAAACCAGCTTCCCAAACTCCATATGCAGCAATGCTAGTTGCAGAAGTATTTGAAGCAGCTGGAGTACCAAAAGGTGTATTTAACTTAGTCAATGGTTCTGGTAGTAAAATCGGGAATGCAATTAGTTCCCATCCAGATATCGATTTTGTTTCCTTCACTGGTTCTGGTGGAGTTGGCACAAAAATCATGGAAAATGCAGCTCAAGATATTACCAAAGTATCACTTGAATTAGGTGGTAAATCACCAATTATTATATTAGATGATGCAGATGTGAAATATGCAGCAAGAAATGCAATTACAAATATCGCAGCGAATACTGGACAAGTTTGTACAGCAGGAACACGCGCACTCGTACCTGCTTCCATGCACGATGAGTTCATTGAAGCAATTAAAGAATTATTACCGGAATTCCCTGTTGGTGACCCTCAAGATAAAAACACCTTTACCGGTCCACAGGTTTCCGAAGAACAATGGAACACCGTTCAGGATTATATCCAAAAAGGAATCGATAGTGGAGCAACCTTAGTAGCAGGCGGCACTGGTAAACCAGATGGTTTAGAAACTGGTTTTTATTCTAAACTTACGGTATTTACCGATGTAAATCGTGATGATACGATTGCACAAGAAGAGATTTTCGGACCAGTTTTATCTGTAATCACGTATAACGATTTAGATGAAGCAATCGAAATTGCAAATGACACAATATACGGACTTGCTGGATATGTAGTTGGCGAAAATCCAGAAACTTTAACAAAAGCAGCTAAAGGTATAAGAGCTGGACGAATTACAGTTAATGATGGTAAAGCAGACTTCTCTGCTCCATTCGGCGGATTTGGTCAATCTGGTATTGGCCGTGAATGGGGTGACTACGGAATTGAAGAATTCCTAGAGCCAAAAACAATTCTTGGCTTGCCTAACTAA
- the fabI gene encoding enoyl-ACP reductase FabI yields MTKLLEGKNIVVMGVANERSIAWGITKSLHNAGANLIFTNRQERSYQKLVKLLDKHEIQAKLIVSCDVADDESIQQAFNEIGEKVGVIHGVVHSVAFANRDELQGEYANTSRDGFLLAQEISAYSLVAVTKAAKELMTEGGGIVTQTYLGAERVIPGYNVMGVAKASLEASVRYLAEDMGKYGIRVNAVSAGPIRTLSAKGVSNFNEKANVIVEKAPLRRNVDQDEVGDATLFLVSEMARGITGEVLHVDSGFHIIGG; encoded by the coding sequence ATGACGAAACTATTAGAAGGTAAAAATATTGTAGTTATGGGTGTTGCAAATGAACGTAGTATCGCTTGGGGAATAACGAAATCTTTACACAATGCTGGCGCTAATTTAATTTTTACAAATAGACAAGAACGTTCTTATCAAAAACTAGTGAAACTATTAGATAAACATGAAATACAAGCTAAATTAATTGTATCTTGCGATGTAGCTGACGATGAAAGTATCCAACAAGCTTTCAATGAAATCGGAGAAAAAGTAGGCGTTATTCACGGTGTTGTTCATTCTGTTGCGTTCGCAAACCGAGATGAACTACAAGGAGAATATGCAAATACATCAAGAGATGGGTTCTTACTTGCACAAGAAATCAGTGCGTACTCTTTAGTCGCTGTTACAAAAGCTGCTAAAGAACTAATGACAGAAGGTGGAGGAATCGTAACACAGACTTATCTAGGGGCAGAACGAGTTATTCCTGGATATAATGTCATGGGAGTTGCAAAAGCATCTTTAGAAGCAAGTGTCCGCTACCTAGCTGAAGACATGGGTAAATACGGTATCCGAGTTAACGCAGTTTCTGCCGGACCAATTCGTACACTTTCTGCAAAAGGAGTCTCTAACTTTAATGAAAAAGCAAATGTTATAGTAGAAAAAGCTCCACTACGTAGAAATGTAGATCAAGATGAAGTTGGCGACGCAACGCTATTTTTAGTTAGTGAAATGGCTCGTGGGATCACTGGGGAAGTTCTTCATGTGGATTCAGGCTTTCATATCATAGGTGGATAG
- a CDS encoding hydroxymethylglutaryl-CoA reductase, degradative, translating into MKSSRIPGFYNMSVDQRRKLLKDNYDLTDEQMSNLTDNPSLSLDKADNMIENVIGTFELPLGMGLNFVINGNEYTVPMAIEEASVVASASHIAKIVRSAGGFEAESRERLMIGQIQVVGCSNFHEAKQDLLDQKDTLMNAANDAYPSIVKRGGGTRDLDVRILNEDANSTYSQMLVMHIYVDTCDAMGANMINTMAEAIAPIVEEITGGKVYLRILSNYADRSLASAKCVIPPHLLATGDFTGEEVRDGVIHAYEFAASDPYRAVTHNKGIMNGIDPIVIATGNDWRAVEAGAHAYAAKDGQYGSMTRWSRDEAGNLVGEIELPMSVGIVGGATRVHPLAELSLSIMNIESAAELAEVIVSVGLAQNLGALKALATDGIQKGHMALHSRSVAIAGGASGEMIDVIAKKLIDQKEIRVGKAKELVEQYKQ; encoded by the coding sequence ATGAAATCTTCTAGAATTCCAGGTTTTTATAATATGTCTGTAGATCAAAGACGTAAATTATTAAAGGATAATTATGATCTAACAGATGAGCAGATGAGCAACCTGACAGATAATCCGTCACTTTCTTTAGACAAAGCGGATAACATGATAGAGAATGTTATTGGAACATTTGAACTCCCGTTAGGTATGGGGTTGAACTTTGTCATAAACGGGAACGAGTATACCGTACCTATGGCAATTGAAGAAGCTTCTGTCGTAGCGTCTGCCAGTCATATAGCAAAAATTGTTAGAAGTGCTGGTGGATTTGAAGCGGAGTCTAGGGAAAGATTAATGATAGGGCAGATACAAGTAGTAGGATGTTCTAACTTTCATGAAGCAAAGCAAGATCTACTTGATCAAAAAGATACTTTAATGAACGCGGCTAATGATGCCTATCCGAGTATTGTTAAGCGCGGTGGTGGGACAAGAGATCTTGATGTTCGTATCTTAAATGAAGATGCAAATTCAACATACTCTCAAATGCTTGTTATGCATATATATGTCGATACTTGCGATGCAATGGGGGCGAATATGATCAACACAATGGCAGAAGCCATCGCTCCTATTGTTGAAGAAATAACTGGCGGAAAAGTTTACCTTCGAATTTTGTCTAACTACGCTGATCGAAGTTTAGCAAGCGCCAAGTGTGTTATTCCTCCTCATCTTTTAGCGACTGGTGATTTCACTGGTGAAGAAGTTAGAGACGGTGTTATACATGCATATGAATTTGCAGCTTCTGATCCATATCGAGCTGTGACCCATAACAAAGGTATCATGAACGGCATAGATCCAATTGTGATAGCCACGGGGAATGATTGGCGTGCTGTTGAAGCAGGTGCTCATGCATATGCGGCCAAGGACGGTCAATATGGATCAATGACTAGATGGTCTAGAGATGAAGCAGGCAATTTAGTTGGTGAAATAGAATTACCAATGTCTGTTGGAATTGTAGGGGGAGCTACGAGGGTACACCCATTAGCTGAGCTCTCTCTTTCTATAATGAATATTGAATCTGCAGCTGAATTGGCGGAAGTTATCGTTTCTGTTGGGTTAGCGCAGAATCTCGGTGCTTTGAAAGCTTTAGCAACCGACGGAATACAAAAAGGGCATATGGCTCTTCATTCCCGTTCTGTTGCAATTGCTGGAGGGGCTTCAGGGGAGATGATTGATGTGATAGCAAAGAAATTAATAGATCAAAAAGAAATCCGTGTCGGAAAAGCTAAAGAATTGGTGGAACAGTATAAACAATGA
- the mvk gene encoding mevalonate kinase, whose protein sequence is MSLEKVTASEKTAIGVAHSKLILIGEHAVVHGQPAIAIPFPLIGVETVIEYVPGTVKVDSSFYHGPLHHAPDYLQGIANCVDETLAYLEIPNEDLLIRINSSIPPGKGLGSSASVAISVIRSLFDYADRSYTTEELLRLANVAETYAHGDPSGLDTLTITSNLPVWFEKDHPVDYIELGEDLHFIVADSGRVGDTRTSVESVAQLLRMAPKRIHAKIERIGELTHHAKDALEKASKQFLGQLLNEAQKELEALGVSDAGLNKLIHLAREEGALGAKLTGGGNGGCIIALAQNEVHSKQLADKLRKFGANSVWPFVLKKQSKS, encoded by the coding sequence ATGAGTTTAGAAAAAGTAACAGCCTCAGAGAAAACAGCTATTGGTGTAGCTCATAGTAAACTTATTTTAATTGGAGAGCACGCAGTTGTACACGGACAACCAGCGATTGCAATTCCATTTCCTTTAATAGGTGTAGAAACCGTTATTGAGTACGTCCCTGGTACGGTGAAAGTGGACAGCTCTTTTTATCATGGGCCATTACATCATGCTCCTGACTATCTTCAGGGTATAGCTAATTGTGTTGATGAAACACTTGCATATCTTGAGATTCCTAATGAGGACTTGTTGATCCGTATTAATTCCTCGATCCCACCAGGAAAAGGTCTTGGTTCTAGTGCTTCAGTAGCGATATCTGTGATACGCTCTTTGTTTGATTATGCAGATCGTTCCTATACGACAGAAGAACTACTGCGTCTAGCGAATGTGGCAGAAACCTATGCTCACGGTGATCCAAGCGGATTAGACACGCTTACGATCACATCTAATTTACCTGTATGGTTTGAAAAGGACCATCCGGTTGATTATATCGAGCTTGGAGAAGATCTTCATTTTATTGTCGCTGATTCTGGTCGAGTTGGGGATACAAGAACCTCGGTTGAATCTGTAGCCCAATTGTTAAGAATGGCTCCAAAACGTATACACGCGAAGATAGAACGAATCGGAGAGCTAACACACCATGCAAAAGACGCATTGGAAAAAGCAAGTAAGCAATTTTTAGGACAATTGCTGAATGAAGCGCAAAAAGAACTTGAAGCTCTTGGTGTTAGTGATGCCGGATTAAACAAATTAATTCATCTTGCACGTGAAGAGGGAGCTTTAGGTGCGAAGCTAACTGGCGGTGGAAATGGTGGGTGCATAATTGCATTAGCGCAAAATGAGGTGCACTCAAAACAATTAGCTGATAAACTTCGTAAATTCGGTGCTAATTCAGTTTGGCCATTTGTATTGAAGAAGCAAAGTAAGTCTTAA
- the mvaD gene encoding diphosphomevalonate decarboxylase, giving the protein MKATAKAHTNIALIKYWGKRNEPIILPTNSNLSLTLDGFSTVTTVHFQEELSSDEFFLNDRLVEDAASQRVTGFLDKVRAMAGKEMYARIHSLNHVPTAAGFASSASGFAALAAASTKAIGLELNDTELSILTRQGSGSACRSIYGGFVEWQMGEKEDGSDSYAVPIASKDHWDIRVAAVVLSATEKKVSSRDGMRRTVETSPFYDGWLKQTPKDLEEIKTAIHDKDFEKTGSIAEANCMRMHATTLGANPPFTYWQDTTMRVMQNVQQMREEGIPAYFTIDAGPNVKVLYLPKDESKVKQRLEQIMGVEDVIVSKPGKGISYL; this is encoded by the coding sequence ATGAAAGCAACAGCAAAGGCGCATACAAATATCGCATTGATAAAATATTGGGGAAAGCGAAATGAACCAATTATATTACCAACAAATAGTAACCTATCTCTTACGTTAGATGGGTTTTCTACTGTAACGACCGTCCATTTTCAAGAAGAATTAAGTTCCGATGAGTTTTTCTTGAATGATAGGCTTGTAGAAGACGCAGCAAGCCAACGTGTAACAGGATTCTTAGATAAGGTCAGAGCAATGGCGGGTAAAGAAATGTATGCTCGAATTCATTCTTTAAACCATGTTCCGACTGCGGCAGGATTTGCATCCTCAGCTTCAGGTTTTGCTGCATTAGCTGCAGCTAGCACAAAAGCCATAGGGTTAGAATTAAATGATACGGAATTATCTATATTAACAAGACAAGGTTCCGGCTCAGCGTGTCGCTCTATCTATGGTGGCTTTGTCGAATGGCAGATGGGTGAAAAAGAAGACGGTTCTGATTCTTATGCAGTACCTATTGCTTCAAAGGATCATTGGGACATCCGTGTAGCTGCTGTAGTCCTTTCTGCTACGGAGAAGAAAGTATCAAGTCGAGATGGAATGAGAAGAACTGTGGAAACATCTCCTTTCTATGATGGCTGGTTAAAACAAACACCGAAGGATTTAGAGGAAATAAAGACGGCAATTCATGATAAAGACTTTGAAAAGACAGGAAGTATTGCGGAAGCGAATTGTATGAGAATGCATGCAACAACATTAGGCGCAAATCCTCCTTTTACGTATTGGCAAGACACAACGATGCGTGTCATGCAAAATGTACAACAGATGAGAGAAGAAGGAATTCCTGCTTACTTTACCATTGATGCTGGCCCAAATGTTAAAGTGTTATATTTACCAAAAGATGAGTCGAAAGTGAAGCAAAGACTTGAACAGATTATGGGTGTCGAGGATGTAATCGTTAGTAAGCCAGGAAAAGGAATAAGCTATTTGTAG